A region of Carassius auratus strain Wakin chromosome 11, ASM336829v1, whole genome shotgun sequence DNA encodes the following proteins:
- the LOC113111210 gene encoding uncharacterized protein LOC113111210 isoform X2, which produces MITITEFQNNNNKNAGSTPCEYLQPLMYGIICFLAVIILILLILLFKMFIAMQRAIKRVTIHTTSDTRESTALCQNNELCVSPTSGDGAANSSSSTSSGTPDGSLSDLSTTSQRYTSLEDRRKTSDYINVSETTALGLKMVKDYANVKEAQQKRLKREGQINGDDGTTSLSSDDSGLNYSKVVFTKTEK; this is translated from the exons ATGATCACAATCACAGAGTTTCAAA ataacaacaataaaaatgcagGAAGCACACCTTG TGAATATCTTCAACCGCTGATGTACGGCATCATTTGTTTCCTCGCTGTCATAATCCTCATTCTCCTGATACTTCTGTTTAAAATGTTCATCGCGATGCAACGTG CCATTAAAAGAGTCACTATCCACACAACCAGCGATACGAGAGAATCAACTGCTTTGTGTCAAAACAATGAATTATGTGTCTCCCCTACTTCAGGCGAtg GTGCAGCTAATTCATCTTCCTCTACTAGTTCTGGGACTCCTGACGGCTCG CTGTCAGATCTTTCCACGACCTCTCAACGGTACACAAGTCTTGAAGACCGTCGAAAGACTTCTGACTACATAAATGTTTCAGAAACTACTGCCCTTGGACTAAAAATGGTTAAAGACTATGCGAATGTGAAAGAGGCCCAACAGAAAAGATTGAAAAGAGAAGGCCAGATTAACGGTGATGACGGTACGACAAGTTTGAGCAGCGATGATTCTGGTCTAAATTACTCCAAGGTTGTCTTTACTAAGACAGAGAAGTAA
- the csf1a gene encoding uncharacterized protein csf1a isoform X1, with amino-acid sequence MNTHITAHKAKVRHLCFFLILGFHLVYAGVPGPCKHSVTQDHLLNLRRLMKNQLQNGCSITYTFTEQQNLSVVCYVKAAVPHILELLNTQFRYAKDSDNYRYTNSLKNLIYNIYSQRCIPPINEEIEDSPKRFTRTLMTVPRAALEKVEEVIRMFMGLMIQSNKPVDWNCVEEYTEDYPESTTEPLSQTAGVSDCPCICPAVSVRSTKSSASTSHWNIYPESTQSPQRSSFSLVETLKPGNERTKQSISAVPVTKHQTLNLGTPATWRSTQGHSSNSLFGSTPAFHEGAPNSETDHVPSADPFPSFTHFQEVFPNRTDSSVETTTSGPYQKSTSDNTQGDVEKSTPLSLAKRSLDSKSHQGPSSSYVKSSQNSVTTTSQPAYKDIKSTEIKNKPFEMLQRSKHIAPVTSTALSSLKAAAHSSDGLSALVEQPGHFHSPPKNFQTHTQSPVRAPRNFMRTIHEAKLRKDSRSQEDRQEMKNQTHPDRETQENPATEQSSTTIISFGTVLIITLACGGLLLITVLFYRQQKVSVSQVILALLRRPT; translated from the exons atgaacacacacataaCAGCCCACAAAGCCAAG GTAAGGCATCTGTGCTTCTTCCTTATCCTGGGCTTTCACTTGGTGTATGCTGGTGTGCCAGGCCCATGTAAGCACTCTGTCACCCAGGACCATCTCTTGAATTTAAGACGTCTG ATGAAGAACCAATTGCAAAATGGTTGTTCAATAACCTACACCTTCACTGAGCAACAGAACCTG AGTGTTGTGTGTTATGTTAAAGCAGCGGTCCCTCACATACTGGAGCTACTCAACACCCAGTTCAGATATGCTAAGGACTCGGACAATTACCGTTATACTAATTCACTGAAGAACTTGATCTACAACATTTACTCCCAGCGATGCATCCCTCCAATCAATGAGGAGATTGAG GATAGCCCAAAGAGGTTCACAAGAACCCTTATGACTGTGCCCAGGGCAGCTTTGGAGAAAGTTGAGGAAGTGATTCGCATGTTTATGGGTCTGATGATTCAGAGCAACAAGCCTGTGGACTGGAACTGTGTGGAGGAGTACACAGAAGATTACCCAGAATCCACCACTGAACCTCTCAGCCAAACAGCAG GTGTTTCCGATTGCCCCTGTATTTGTCCAGCTGTGAGTGTTAGATCAACTAAGTCATCTGCATCCACAAGCCATTGGAATATTTACCCGGAATCTACTCAATCCCCACAAAGATCATCCTTTTCACTTGTGGAAACCTTGAAGCCTGGTAATGAAAGAACTAAACAATCCATATCTGCTGTCCCTGTAACCAAACACCAAACACTAAATCTAGGAACACCTGCCACATGGAGATCAACACAAGGACATTCATCCAACTCCCTCTTTGGTAGCACTCCAGCTTTTCATGAAGGAGCTCCGAATTCAGAAACAGACCATGTGCCATCAGCAGATCCTTTCCCTTCATTTACTCATTTTCAGGAAGTATTTCCAAACAGAACTGACTCAAGTGTTGAGACAACCACCTCTGGCCCCTATCAAAAAAGCACAAGCGATAACACGCAAGGCGATGTGGAGAAGAGCACGCCGCTTTCACTTGCCAAAAGGTCTTTAGATTCCAAAAGCCATCAAGGACCATCCAGTTCCTATGTAAAATCATCACAGAACTCAGTTACTACAACATCTCAACCAGCATACAAAGATATAAAGAGCACAGAGATCAAAAACAAGCCTTTCGAAATGCTTCAACGGAGTAAACACATTGCACCAGTCACAAGCACAGCTCTGTCTTCTTTGAAAGCAGCTGCGCATTCATCAGACGGCCTGAGTGCCCTTGTTGAACAGCCAGGTCATTTCCACAGCCCTCCTAAAAATTTCCAAACACACACCCAAAGTCCGGTGAGGGCGCCAAGGAATTTCATGAGAACCATCCATGAGGCGAAGCTCAGAAAAG ACAGCAGATCCCAGGAGGATAGGCAGGAGATGAAGAACCAAACCCATCCAGACCGAGAAACACAGGAGAACCCTGCCACAGAACAATCCAGCACTACAATCATCTCTTTTGGCACTGTGCTCATTATTACATTAGCGTGTGGTGGACTTCTGCTCATAACTGTCCTGTTTTACAGACAGCAAAAAGTAAGTGTCTCACAGGTCATTCTTGCTCTGCTGAGAAGACCCACTTAG
- the LOC113111210 gene encoding vesicle transport protein GOT1A-like isoform X3: MITITEFQKIGVGLSGFGVFFVLFGIMLYFDSVLLAFGNILFLSGLAFIIGLRRTAHFFFQRQKLRSSAFFLGGVALVLLRWPRIGMLVETYGFVLLFKSFFPMAFGFLATVLNIPFLTTILNKFSGSSSSVV, encoded by the exons ATGATCACAATCACAGAGTTTCAAA AAATCGGTGTGGGTCTGTCAGGATTCGGCGTGTTCTTTGTACTGTTTGGGATAATGCTGTACTTTGACTCGGTCCTGTTGGCATTTGGAAAC ATTCTGTTTCTGTCTGGTTTGGCCTTCATCATTGGCTTGAGGAGGACGGCCCACTTCTTTTTCCAGAGACAGAAGCTCAGAAGCTCCGCCTTCTTTCTAGGAGGCGTGGCTTTAGTTCTACTTAGATGGCCTCGTATTGGGATGCTAGTGGAGACCTATGGCTTTGTGCTTCTATTTAA GTCATTCTTTCCAATGGCTTTTGGATTTCTCGCAACAGTCTTAAACATTCCTTTTTTAACTACG attttAAACAAGTTTTCTGGAAGTAGTTCCTCAGTGGTGTAA
- the LOC113111210 gene encoding uncharacterized protein LOC113111210 isoform X1 — MWIIHPLFLITLYMFLFSVLADNNNKNAGSTPCEYLQPLMYGIICFLAVIILILLILLFKMFIAMQRAIKRVTIHTTSDTRESTALCQNNELCVSPTSGDGAANSSSSTSSGTPDGSLSDLSTTSQRYTSLEDRRKTSDYINVSETTALGLKMVKDYANVKEAQQKRLKREGQINGDDGTTSLSSDDSGLNYSKVVFTKTEK, encoded by the exons ATGTGGATTATACACCCTTTGTTTCTTATTACTCTTTATATGTTTCTCTTCAGTGTGCTGGCAG ataacaacaataaaaatgcagGAAGCACACCTTG TGAATATCTTCAACCGCTGATGTACGGCATCATTTGTTTCCTCGCTGTCATAATCCTCATTCTCCTGATACTTCTGTTTAAAATGTTCATCGCGATGCAACGTG CCATTAAAAGAGTCACTATCCACACAACCAGCGATACGAGAGAATCAACTGCTTTGTGTCAAAACAATGAATTATGTGTCTCCCCTACTTCAGGCGAtg GTGCAGCTAATTCATCTTCCTCTACTAGTTCTGGGACTCCTGACGGCTCG CTGTCAGATCTTTCCACGACCTCTCAACGGTACACAAGTCTTGAAGACCGTCGAAAGACTTCTGACTACATAAATGTTTCAGAAACTACTGCCCTTGGACTAAAAATGGTTAAAGACTATGCGAATGTGAAAGAGGCCCAACAGAAAAGATTGAAAAGAGAAGGCCAGATTAACGGTGATGACGGTACGACAAGTTTGAGCAGCGATGATTCTGGTCTAAATTACTCCAAGGTTGTCTTTACTAAGACAGAGAAGTAA
- the csf1a gene encoding uncharacterized protein csf1a isoform X2: MNTHITAHKAKVRHLCFFLILGFHLVYAGVPGPCKHSVTQDHLLNLRRLMKNQLQNGCSITYTFTEQQNLSVVCYVKAAVPHILELLNTQFRYAKDSDNYRYTNSLKNLIYNIYSQRCIPPINEEIEDSPKRFTRTLMTVPRAALEKVEEVIRMFMGLMIQSNKPVDWNCVEEYTEDYPESTTEPLSQTAGVSDCPCICPAVSVRSTKSSASTSHWNIYPESTQSPQRSSFSLVETLKPGNERTKQSISAVPVTKHQTLNLGTPATWRSTQGHSSNSLFGSTPAFHEGAPNSETDHVPSADPFPSFTHFQEVFPNRTDSSVETTTSGPYQKSTSDNTQGDVEKSTPLSLAKRSLDSKSHQGPSSSYVKSSQNSVTTTSQPAYKDIKSTEIKNKPFEMLQRSKHIAPVTSTALSSLKAAAHSSDGLSALVEQPGHFHSPPKNFQTHTQSPVRAPRNFMRTIHEAKLRKDAFGVQRQQIPGG; this comes from the exons atgaacacacacataaCAGCCCACAAAGCCAAG GTAAGGCATCTGTGCTTCTTCCTTATCCTGGGCTTTCACTTGGTGTATGCTGGTGTGCCAGGCCCATGTAAGCACTCTGTCACCCAGGACCATCTCTTGAATTTAAGACGTCTG ATGAAGAACCAATTGCAAAATGGTTGTTCAATAACCTACACCTTCACTGAGCAACAGAACCTG AGTGTTGTGTGTTATGTTAAAGCAGCGGTCCCTCACATACTGGAGCTACTCAACACCCAGTTCAGATATGCTAAGGACTCGGACAATTACCGTTATACTAATTCACTGAAGAACTTGATCTACAACATTTACTCCCAGCGATGCATCCCTCCAATCAATGAGGAGATTGAG GATAGCCCAAAGAGGTTCACAAGAACCCTTATGACTGTGCCCAGGGCAGCTTTGGAGAAAGTTGAGGAAGTGATTCGCATGTTTATGGGTCTGATGATTCAGAGCAACAAGCCTGTGGACTGGAACTGTGTGGAGGAGTACACAGAAGATTACCCAGAATCCACCACTGAACCTCTCAGCCAAACAGCAG GTGTTTCCGATTGCCCCTGTATTTGTCCAGCTGTGAGTGTTAGATCAACTAAGTCATCTGCATCCACAAGCCATTGGAATATTTACCCGGAATCTACTCAATCCCCACAAAGATCATCCTTTTCACTTGTGGAAACCTTGAAGCCTGGTAATGAAAGAACTAAACAATCCATATCTGCTGTCCCTGTAACCAAACACCAAACACTAAATCTAGGAACACCTGCCACATGGAGATCAACACAAGGACATTCATCCAACTCCCTCTTTGGTAGCACTCCAGCTTTTCATGAAGGAGCTCCGAATTCAGAAACAGACCATGTGCCATCAGCAGATCCTTTCCCTTCATTTACTCATTTTCAGGAAGTATTTCCAAACAGAACTGACTCAAGTGTTGAGACAACCACCTCTGGCCCCTATCAAAAAAGCACAAGCGATAACACGCAAGGCGATGTGGAGAAGAGCACGCCGCTTTCACTTGCCAAAAGGTCTTTAGATTCCAAAAGCCATCAAGGACCATCCAGTTCCTATGTAAAATCATCACAGAACTCAGTTACTACAACATCTCAACCAGCATACAAAGATATAAAGAGCACAGAGATCAAAAACAAGCCTTTCGAAATGCTTCAACGGAGTAAACACATTGCACCAGTCACAAGCACAGCTCTGTCTTCTTTGAAAGCAGCTGCGCATTCATCAGACGGCCTGAGTGCCCTTGTTGAACAGCCAGGTCATTTCCACAGCCCTCCTAAAAATTTCCAAACACACACCCAAAGTCCGGTGAGGGCGCCAAGGAATTTCATGAGAACCATCCATGAGGCGAAGCTCAGAAAAG ATGCCTTTGGTGTTCAAAGACAGCAGATCCCAGGAGGATAG